The segment aaacaaatttcaataatttttcacTATAAATTATTATAGATGAGTgaccttttgagatattaactccaatttattaagatgacaattatttactcTCTAATAATCTAAgtgagaaaatagtgaacatgacaataaaaaatttgttctcctaactagttaaaaatgttataaaaaaacaatattgtCCGTCAATTATTTACTTTGACCCAATTACATGAAATAGAAAATCCTATAATAACTCAAaggtataattaaaaaaaaaaatctttttggtAGAGTTTTAAACACACGCAAACTAGATAAGaaacaataaatcaaatattaaataaaaataatttctatattATTGATCTTTGTTTCAAACAATTCCTAAGTTTTTTTTGAAGcatttataaatttaagaaattgtATAAGAAAATGGGATTTGTTAGGAAGATCGTTAAATAATTTGGCTAAGCTTAGAAAGTGGTCTTCACGtgtattaaagaaaataaaaaattggttGGTATTTAGTTGGCAAActtaacaattttatatttttatcggtttttaaaaaataaaattacaaccCTTTTATACCCGGTCCCCAGTCTTACATGTCAGGCTTTGATTTGGGATgagatttaaaataatatatgaaaagttgaaattaaaatatttttttaaaaaaataggaattaaAGTCTAATCCATTTTACATCCTATTATTGTTGTGTTTGGaatatatatctatttttttctaaatcatCAAACAtaagtaattagttaattgcTAAAAGAATTACTTATAAATACTTAAATGAAACTTAATAGTACATCATTTTTCTTGGAGTTGATAGAAAATGACTtcacatatttaaattattttgacatATGAAAACTCAATTAAAcgatttatctttattttggtttttccatttattttttctcaaaatgggTTGGCAAGAAAACTACGTAAGTTTCAATGTGAATTAAAATTGTTTTGTGTCTATCATGGGCTCTAACAATATATAaccatattaaaataattatccaATTGAAGGGGTACTGCGATAAACAATACGGAAAATggcctaaaatatttttaatgtattgaaaaatgatataaaattatctttcatccatctattaattttaaaatactctctcatccacctattggctccaaaatacccttgtcatccacctttggaattaaaattgaccacttatttaacgattttaaatttaaactatttatatatattcttttttaaatgcgTGGCACtcaactatttatatatattcttttttaaatgcgTGGcactcatacattcaagtgtctaaataaaaattaccgataaacttaaagtatgactatgtttatcttaattattctttcaatctcaattatatgatgttacttcagataattttttttaaaaaaataatatattaaagattttaaaataaataataaatatttataaaattgtatttaaaaaaagtgcatgaactaATTCAGGATGTACTACttttttacctttaatcataaattttgaattcaaacttgaaagacaatcctattgaaagtgttctcctaaataagcggctcaatttaaatttaattagggCTTCAATTCGaactcaaataattttgaatgtcattttcaggaatctatcATTTCGTTgttttttagtagtgtttatggcgattttgatattataattggtttattaattgagtggagtttagttagtaatgaatGGTAGTAGGTTGgtttaaaaagtataataataaattaaattataatcaaaagTTGAAcgccaaatattttaaaaagtatttaaacaatttaattttaaaatcgttaaaataaatggtcaattttgaacctaaAAGTGGATGACAAGgatattttggagtcaataggtggatgcGAATGATATTTTGGAGCTAATAGGTGAATGGAAAATaatttgtaccatttccaatacttaaAGAACATTTTAAGGCTTTTTTCGtaaacaataaattattttgttttatactTAAAAGCCCTCGCTGAAAATAAGCAATCTTTTTGTATGCTTATTAATGACCTTGATAGATTAAATTAATCCGAAAAAAACAACAGCATACTTGTCAATTAAGTGAGATAAACACAAATTTTCGTCTATTCTAATTTTGATGAATAGAAAGATAGATATATGTAATAAAGGTAACAGGTATCTCGTGAAATTAGTTAAGATGCTTGAACACTAATAATCTAGTGATTCGTCACATCACTCATGTGACATTTTGGAGTAACTTGTTGGGTCCTAACTCTTGATTTCcaaactaaaatcttttgaaattctttttattgaaaattataaTCGTAACTAATCTATCTTAATTCTTGATTTTCAAACGATTTTATTTAGGTCATATTCTTCGTGAATCAGAAATGTATcataacttattttatcacattttcaATTCATTTGATCTTGAAATTGTATTACAACAAGTTATTTGCATTTGGCTTTAATTTTGTGCAAACACAAACGAAGGggtattttttataaaacaaaagtaatatgacatattttagtTGATGTAGATTCTGACATCAACATGGATAAGAGACACACGATGTTAGATAGTTTTAAATCAATAGGAATGGCTCGAGGGAAAACTAGTAAAGCCTTTGCTTTATGCCCAAAGACATTGGGCCCtaagtttttcaaaaagttataacaaattttattgttttgttttattttgataatattgGACTTCGTTTTTAAAAAGATCTAAAATTGTCAACTTTTATAGTAGAAGAATgttttagaatttaaataaaactacTCACCTCTCCATATTAGTAAATATAGTGATTTTTATAATAACATCCAAAATGTTGTTTCACACATACATGGTTGACCTtttattaacttaaaattattcttttataacACTATTATGTTAACTTAAAAAATGTatccaaaaatttaaaattaatttacttttaatataaaaatatattgcttttttaaaattaactaatacaaaataatatcacaaaaatataaaaacgcAATATGCTTTTTACGAACCTCTATAACAAGTAATGTTAGTTATTTGATTTAGCTATGTTGTGGAAAGAGATACACTTTCTTGTGAATCGGAAGATTGtttgaaaatttgattttgaattcaaatttagataaagaaatgataatataaattgatttattgatgatagtatcttagtaatatttttaaatgaaaattctaCTTCTTAGATTAATTGTTACATTTATTctagtaatatttttaaatgaaaactCTACGTCTCAGATTAATTGTTACATTTATTCTATTATGATTAAtgctatatttattttgtgtatgttAATCCTCTGCATTGACCTATTATGTCTCAGGTTGCTTATCTTAAATCATAGTAAGCCTCTTGAATTTTCATTCCATGTAATTGAAGACTACGTTTCGATTGTTAAACAAGAGATTTGCTTAGTGAAAAACTAATTCGCatgtaaatgattttttttaaaaaattgttgtcACTCTCAATTTAGGTTAAATTATAACTAATTCATGTTAAGTTACAATATAATCGAGCAGTACATTTTCATGGACTTATTTAGCATGATCTAAtatcttcttatttttaaaaaataaattcaacgACTTTGCAAATCGTTTTTTTTTTCGAAGTCTTGTTATATGTTCTTCCATCGCTAATTCAAACTCTTCAAATGGCATGATGTGCTAGGTGACTTAAACTATGATAGCAAAGAGTTTATCTATATCTAAAAGTTTTTAGTTTCTCTCTTATTGCATATTCCCATCTTTGAGAGCATTTATCATGCTAGTTCACTTTTTACTCCAATTAACTATTAATCTTGTAGCATTTTGTTTATCCTAAGCTAGCATTTGAccatagatttccaaatattcttggcaaatattatttgagtgaaaatttgggtgaaatttcaccatgtgtttggctataaaatttgagaaatatatttcacatttttagaaaaatatgatttatacacacaagttttaaaaactatcaaaactaactaaaagtttgtattacaagtcaattgaatgttagttacaacaataacaaataatgtccatgacactgaagcaatgtggtaatttggaatgagtgcaacaagaattattgcatacatcgtgaagtagataaagtacatgactttgttacctaaagccaatttttaataattttcatcaacaatcatatcattatttaatattcactaaatatttcatcactattttggtgttcacgtaaaaaatgatgtaatacaacgcaagcaaATACTAGAGAGAGtgtttttataaaagataaaagattgggggtaaaattttaatttttaaaatatcccaaataatgatatttggctcaaatactagaaaaaactagtatttagaaatttgggatatttactaaaaatatttgccaaataataacaaattgtatggacaaacattatttgccaaattttttccaaatattatttgaaaaatttatggccaaacgggccctaaaaGAATACCATTAATTTCTACTTTTGTACGAGTAGAGAAATACTGAggtataattaatgataaaaataaattaaaaattaaatacaaaataatttattaattttataaaataaataaatattataagatATTTCAAAATGATATAATGGATAATTATCATTAGTAGATTGAATAGTTTGTTTACCTCCCCCTTCGGTTAGCTTTCTAAAACTTACTGGCTCCAACCTAACTATTTAGCTTGATCTTTCACTTATTGGTAGTGCTTCAACTATTTCTTTACTTGCTGTATCTGAGTTACAACTTACAAAGTCAGGTGGAGCTAGAATATAATATTCATCTGAATTACtttcaaaaagaatttatattattattatgagaaAAGGATCTGATATATCTTTCAACTTTGttatttggagctgatatacctcTTATTATAAAAGTGGCttatatatgcccttaccgttatacaaacggctcacatatacctcAGCCGTTACAAAATGGTTCACATATACCATTCATTTaatggaagttaaaaaattagttttaaatttatatgttttacttctaatttttttttaaaaaattatttagggatatatatgattcttctatcaaagttcaaggtatattttaatttttttatacataaattattttttgacttcttttattataattatttgagtttcttattcttattttgtttttttctttcatttcttagtttaaagaaaaaaaatttaaacaattttttttgtgtgtattgtaatttaatttcgtatttgaagaaaaaatttggtcatctataataagttttacaagaatattagtgaaacataaataaatttgattatcaaaataataattataaatttggtcattgaaacaaaaaaaagtaaaaaaaaatatttgacgaggattaaatttaatcatatgagattatatttttttttaaaaaaaataaaaatttagattaaattttttttttatttttgttaaagaaaaagaatatacgtgagccatttgtttacaaataGATGCATATATGAGAGGTATATCATAGGAGTGTGCAAAAATCGAACCGACCAATAAACCGAACCGATAAAATGTTATTGGGTaattgggttattgggtttttaatgggtttagaaaaaataatttttgggttATTGGGTCGGTTTCGATTTATCCTATTGGGTTATTAGGTaaaccgataacccaataagacgATATTTATTTACTACTTACCCttcctcaatattaaatatgcataatttaatacataaacaGATTGAATATTAGCTTTTCAGGCtatgtgatttttttgttaggaaattggtgagaactttgttgattatCTGGTGGATCAAACAACTATTCAAGATTGtctcattgaaatattttattttagttttaattctagttGGTAATTGTAGGCGATAGCTTTTGCAAGTTTGTGAatattagtaatttgatcaacattcaaagttttctattatgttttggtggtaagttggtaacatgtaattataacatacgtactattatatattatttgatcgacATTTTTTTATTGGGTTAACCGAAACCGAACCAATAAcatcaaaaaccgataaaccaATAAAAAGTTTCTTATTTGGTTTGTTATTGGGTTAGCATATTTTAAAATCGAAAACCGATAAACCAAACCGATTATATGTAAAATCGAACCGAACCAACTGATGCACTCCCCTAGTATATCAACACTAAATGACAAAATGAGAATCCATAATTCATGTAGAAGTCACAGTAAGTGAATACTGAATAGTGAGTTAAATCATCTTCTCGCAAGTCTCATATCATGGCTCAACAATCCACTAAACGACCCTTGAAAATCATCGCCGGCGCCGATTCCTTCGGCTGCAACCTCAAAGACGTCTTAGTCTCTCAACTCCGTGCACTAAACATCCAAGTTGAAGACCTCGGAACAGACAAATACTACTCTGTCGGCGAAGAAATCGGCCGCCGAGTTAGTCAAGCCGCTGATGACCCCGCCGTTGAAACTCGAGGACTCCTCGCATGTGGTACCGGCGTTGGAGTCGCTATTTTCGCTAACAAGTTCCCCGGTGTCTATGCCGCCACGTGTCTTAACACGGATGAAGCCCGGAATGCTCGTTCCATCAATAATTGCAACGTTCTCGCTGTTTCCGGTATGAATACCACGCCGGAGGTAGCTTCCGACGTTCTCAAGACGTTTCTGGAAACACCGTTTAAGTCTCCTTGCCCCGCTTCTGGATCTAACCCATGGCCCGACGAGATCGACcaatttttagaaaattcaaTCCACGAAATGAACAAAATCGGTACTCCTAAACCAGTGGAATCCTCTAGTGATTGCCATCTTTGTTCATTGGTGAAGTCTAGAGAGTTCAATGCTGTGGATATAATGCCTGGTGGTTCAATTTCTATAGTGAGGGAAAGTCCTACTTCAGCATTTGTGCGTTTCACTGCGGGGAGCGTCGAGCCGGCGCATCATCATACATTCGGGCATGATCTTGTGGTGTTGAAAGGTAGTAAAAGGGTTTGGAATTTGAGTAAAGGGGAGAGATATGATTTGGGTATTGGGGATTACTTGTTTACTCAAGCTGGGGATGTGCATAGAgtgaaatattttgaagataCAGAGTTCTTTATCAAGTGGGAAGGACAGTGGGATTTGTTCCTGGATGAGGATCATGCTGCTGCCAATGCTGCCATTGATAAGGAGAAGGAGAACTCATTAATCCCAGTGAGTGCAATGCTTAACTAAACTAACTTTTGCATGGATTTCAAGCTAATGaaggaatattttaaaataatatgagtACAATATTATAATAAGTGTGCTTAAAATAGTACTACTAGTATTATATTCAAGAACAACTACTATGCCAGGAGTAAAGAGATACtactattatttaattaaatggaAGCTTTTGTCCCCAAACTTGGTTATTTTTAACAGTCATAAGCATGAATAGAATGTGGTCTTTAAATTTTGTTCTTCAACTAACAAAAAGAGTGGTCGAAATATCCATCACCaggcaaaaataaaataaaataaaataaaataaaatcaattggCGGTGcaagtttatatatttgtatcatAATATGATATAAGTCATGCTTTTAAATGCATAACAAGTTTTGCCGCTTAATTCTTATGCCTATAGGAGCATAGGTTCATTTCAGAACCcacaagttatatatatatgctgTAAGAAGACATAACTTAGCTCCTACAGAACTTATGTAGATAGATGCATAAGTTTAGTGTTATGTCGTTAGAAGCATAACTTAGTCCCTATAGAACTTATGTCTATGGAGGCAAAAGTTTTCTAGACTTATGTCGAGCGAAATAGACACAACACCATTTATGCCGGGTGACTTAATTTCTATAGAACTAATGCCAGACGAAACAAAAGTCCATGCTGAACAAAATTAGGTCATACATAAATGAACTTTGGCacacaacttttcattaaatgaGTATTAGGGGAAAAAATTAAGAGCACCCCAGAAGTAAGGGCAATCTGTGCAGAGTTTTTCTAATGTTATCTTTAAGATAGATAATCTTGTTATTtcgaagaaatgagaagaataaGTGAAAGATGAGAATTGAGATATGATATGATGGGGTACTGTTTTTGGTATGTGGATGTACTCAGGTTGATTTCTTTCGTTAAAAAACAAGCAAGTGGTGTTATTTAACAGCTATGTTTATTTGTAGCCTTTGCTGTTCCTATGTAATCTTCTATATGGTGGTGGGAGATTGCTATTTCtacaaaaatatgttttattttacttcttGTAGTTTGTTTGTTTCATATGATTGTCTAGCTTGTTGCTTGTTGATTGCATTACTATAGTGTCAGTTTCTAATGGTTTTTCTGAAATAAGTTATTAGCTTCGTGTGGACAAGCTAGATGCGTAATCCATCAAACTTGTACACATAGTACTGCACTAACTTTTTTGGTCTGTAAAATGAgatgtgaagtatgttgtgttgTGTGTGGTTAATCTGCAATATAATATTGCCTCCATGTGTTGTAATTGCCTTAGTGAATTGCAAATTTGCAATGTCAGCTAAATGTGTCCTTTGAAACATAGTTATGGAGCTGAAAAGTTTGTGCATTATGTGATAGTTGATGAAGTTTTTTGAGTTTAGAAAATATTAGACACAGCCAGCTTAATTAGTTGATCTTTCAGATCAAACAAGTCAACAAAAACTTTTCTTCATATGTGTTTGTTGAACTTACCTTACGTGCTACACTATGTTGTTGTCTGAGATCTTTccctttttcatttcttttcccTTTGTGGCTATGCAGACAAACAAGTAAGGTGTACAGATCGAATGGTGGCATATGCGTATGATATTCACGACTAAGATATATGAGCGCTCTATCAAGGAAATGGTCTTCTCCAGCTTGATGCAAATATTGTAATGGCAGTATATATGTtcgtttttttgttttgttttgttttcgaCTATGAACCTGCATGTTAGGAGTTCATGGTTGCTATGATATATGTAATACTACTACTTTATGAACTTTACTTTTAATTCTCCTGTGTATATTATGAGTTGCAATGATTTAATTGGAGTCAGGGATATAAATAAACTTTTCTTTAACCTTATACTATGTAATGGTTTTCCAAAACCACATTTCCGTCACAGTTAAATTATCTGTCAAATATTCCTACCAAATTGTTAATCTATTTGCATGTATActtatttttaggttttagtaGTTTTGGAAAGGTTATAAAGTACTTTTAGTCACCAACTTCTAGGccaaaaaagttttaaaataagtcaaaagtaGGATACCATCTACTTGTGACTTTTAGCTTTGACTTATAAGTTACTTTTCACAAGCCCATCCAAACATGCCATAAACTTGGTCTGACTTAAGGTTAACATTATTAAAAGCTTATGTGTGACAAAGTTCTTCCCAATGATTGATGAAGTAGCAATAAGATACATTTCAATTATCTGGATTTTGTGACAGAATAGATACATACATCACTATGAAGATATACTAAAATTACATACATACAACATGCTTAAACCTTTTGATTTCCATCTTGTGGACTCAAAAATTAGAAGAATTCTTCCTTGTGCGATGCCTAACTGAGTTGTATTTGGATGATTTGCAGTCTGTCATCAGACAAGACTCAACTCATCAGATAGGGACACACCTTTAGAGATGTCATTCAACTCAGCAGCAGTGATCTTTTTACGCAACGCCATCAGCTGCTCTCCAACATTACATATGTATGCAGAAGCTTGCCTACCTGAAAGAGTTGCTCCTTCCATGCTATCGATGTAGTCCTgaagaaaacaaatgaaactTTAACAACCACAAGAACACCAGTCAAGTTGAAAATATCAGCATTCTGATGTATCCCTGTGAAACGGAATATCACAGGTTGTATTGCATACTTGGCTGCAGCTCATTTTTAACATTCATATAAGAAATTCGCACTATTCGTTGTCATTCTATCATCCTGTACAAAGGTCCTAATCAACTAGTTTAAAATTTCAAAGCCTTTAAACTGTCATTAGTTACATATGATCTCTTCCTTACAACAATGCAATATCTGGAAGTTTCTTGTAATAAAGTTTCTTGTAATAATACTTTCTCAGATAAGAGGTCATTTCAACCTGATCTGTATTCTATCAATGCATAACTATCTCATAAAGAATACACACTTCCATAGACGTAATTCAATTTTCAGCCATCAACTTCTTTTTTTCGGGCTAATGTTGGCCAAACAGAAATTAAACTTGCCCAATAAACCTTTTGAGGTTGATTCACTTTATGACATGAACACAGTGATATCTCTATTCCTCGAGTAGAAGCATCACATGTTTAATACACGGGATCTAAATAGTAAGAATTTAGGATAAAAGCAGGGTACCTGTTTTGTATATGAGCCAGCAAGAAAGAAATTTTCCACTGGCGTCTTCTGATCAGGTCTGAATGGGTCTTTACCAGGTCCTTCACGATATAAAGATTGTCCTATCTTCACAACTGATGACCAGGTAACCTCAAGACCTTGGGACGAAGGAAATAATGCCAAAACCTGATACCAAAATATCTTACATATTAAGGAGCCACTTGATTCAAATACTAGTATGCAAGTATTATTTGTCGTTAAATAGCTTAAACCTCATACTGCTAATACACTCATTCTCA is part of the Solanum lycopersicum chromosome 1, SLM_r2.1 genome and harbors:
- the LOC101268721 gene encoding DNA damage-repair/toleration protein DRT102, whose translation is MAQQSTKRPLKIIAGADSFGCNLKDVLVSQLRALNIQVEDLGTDKYYSVGEEIGRRVSQAADDPAVETRGLLACGTGVGVAIFANKFPGVYAATCLNTDEARNARSINNCNVLAVSGMNTTPEVASDVLKTFLETPFKSPCPASGSNPWPDEIDQFLENSIHEMNKIGTPKPVESSSDCHLCSLVKSREFNAVDIMPGGSISIVRESPTSAFVRFTAGSVEPAHHHTFGHDLVVLKGSKRVWNLSKGERYDLGIGDYLFTQAGDVHRVKYFEDTEFFIKWEGQWDLFLDEDHAAANAAIDKEKENSLIPTNK